One part of the Oceanihabitans sp. IOP_32 genome encodes these proteins:
- the ccsA gene encoding cytochrome c biogenesis protein CcsA, giving the protein MQNKLAKVLFSTRFTAILFIIYIAAMAAGTFMDAGQDTSPTPYTRNLIYNAWWFEAIMVFFVINFAGNIYRYRLYKKEKWATLIIHLSFILILFGAFITRYVSFEGMMAIREGEVENTFLSQKTYITTYIDGDFEVNGQHQRRVLESEVDFSKRLQNKFKVSTDYNKQPVTIELVDFIAGAEEDVIPDDNGDLFLKLVEGGDSGRHNHFLKVGEVQNIHNVLFALNKPTKGAINISYNDDGSLDINSPFEGEYMTMATRAEGQLVKDSLQPLVLRSLYKIGTMQMVFPNPVVKGVFGVVQKSEVQKNDSDGVVLKVTTNNETKTIGLLGGKGVNNAFKQLKVGGLDFAFRYGSKVLELPFQIKLNDFEAERYPGTDKSYSAFSSQVTVLDEEKGDFDYKIYMNNILDHRGYRFFQASFDPDEKGTILSVNHDYWGTLITYIGYILLYFSMMAILFVKGSRFHDLKKQLNKIKTKKAKLLSLVFLCLGMNVFSQSHAENDGHNHSKPSKTQIDSILKANITPKAHADEFGHLVIQDISGRMMPVNTYASEMLRKLSKNDTYEDFDANQVLLSIQESPLLWYNVPIIYIKPKKGDSIRSLIGIPKEAKHATLADFFTVRGEYKLSPYLEEAYKAQVPSGFQKEFKETDQRVSLLYNAVEGMSLRIFPIPNHENNKWISAYDYRMNKDLREKIKDSLYGNFIKNGFRAYLVTLNRAKQSGDFSEASSLLSAFKKTQHQHGAEVMLSDEKINTEVLYNKYDIFKKLFSWYLYAGFLLFVVLIFQIFKEKSKAIKGAVKVLNAVVIALFLVHTVGLIMRWYISGHAPWSDAYESMIYVAWATMFFGLVFGRKSDLTIAATAFITAMILMIAHWNWMDPAIANLPPVLDSYWLMIHVAVIVASYGPFALGMILGAVALLLMIFTTKKNKAKMDLNIKELTVINEMALVVGLVLLTIGNFLGGMWANESWGRYWGWDPKETWALISIMVYAFVVHMRLIPGLRGRWLFNLMSIVAFSSILMTYFGVNFYLAGLHSYASGDQIVSVKFIAVACVIIAILGFFAYRGYARHYKK; this is encoded by the coding sequence ATGCAAAATAAACTCGCCAAAGTTCTTTTCTCTACACGATTTACCGCCATTTTATTTATTATTTACATTGCCGCTATGGCCGCAGGTACTTTTATGGATGCTGGGCAAGACACATCGCCTACACCTTACACGCGAAATTTAATCTATAATGCATGGTGGTTTGAAGCCATCATGGTGTTTTTTGTTATTAATTTTGCTGGAAATATTTATCGCTATAGACTTTATAAAAAAGAAAAATGGGCCACATTAATAATCCACTTGTCCTTTATTCTTATACTTTTTGGTGCCTTTATAACACGCTATGTGAGTTTTGAAGGTATGATGGCTATACGGGAAGGTGAAGTAGAAAACACGTTCTTATCTCAAAAAACATATATTACGACATATATTGATGGAGATTTTGAAGTTAATGGACAACATCAAAGACGCGTGTTAGAATCTGAAGTTGATTTTTCTAAACGTTTACAAAATAAATTTAAAGTTTCTACCGATTATAATAAGCAACCTGTAACAATCGAGTTGGTCGATTTTATTGCTGGTGCAGAAGAAGATGTTATTCCTGATGACAATGGAGATTTATTCCTGAAATTGGTTGAAGGTGGCGATAGTGGGCGACATAATCATTTTTTAAAAGTTGGTGAAGTACAAAATATTCATAATGTTCTTTTCGCGCTTAATAAACCCACAAAAGGGGCCATAAATATTAGCTATAATGATGACGGCTCATTAGACATCAATTCGCCTTTTGAAGGGGAGTATATGACTATGGCCACGCGTGCAGAAGGACAGCTGGTTAAAGATAGCTTACAACCTTTGGTATTGCGATCGTTGTATAAAATTGGTACTATGCAAATGGTTTTTCCAAATCCTGTTGTTAAAGGCGTTTTTGGTGTTGTGCAAAAGTCTGAAGTGCAAAAAAATGATAGCGATGGTGTTGTGCTTAAGGTAACTACTAATAACGAAACCAAAACGATTGGGCTACTGGGAGGTAAAGGGGTTAATAATGCTTTTAAACAGTTAAAAGTGGGCGGTTTAGATTTTGCATTCAGGTACGGCTCTAAAGTTTTAGAATTGCCTTTTCAAATTAAATTAAATGATTTTGAGGCCGAACGTTATCCAGGTACCGATAAAAGCTATTCTGCATTCTCAAGTCAAGTGACCGTTTTAGATGAAGAAAAAGGGGATTTCGATTATAAAATATATATGAATAATATCCTCGACCATCGTGGATATCGATTTTTTCAAGCTAGTTTTGATCCCGACGAAAAAGGTACCATACTATCTGTAAATCATGATTATTGGGGTACCCTAATAACTTATATTGGTTATATTTTACTGTATTTTAGTATGATGGCCATTTTATTTGTTAAAGGCTCTCGTTTTCATGATTTAAAAAAACAACTCAATAAAATAAAGACTAAAAAAGCAAAATTACTCTCCTTGGTGTTTTTATGCCTGGGAATGAATGTGTTTTCGCAATCGCATGCAGAAAATGATGGTCATAACCATTCTAAACCATCAAAAACACAAATAGATTCTATACTTAAAGCCAATATTACTCCTAAGGCGCATGCCGACGAGTTTGGACATCTGGTTATTCAGGATATTAGTGGCCGTATGATGCCAGTAAATACCTATGCCTCTGAAATGCTCAGAAAATTAAGTAAAAATGATACTTACGAAGATTTTGATGCTAACCAAGTCCTCTTATCCATACAAGAGAGTCCTTTATTATGGTATAACGTACCTATTATCTATATTAAACCTAAAAAGGGCGATTCTATAAGAAGTTTAATAGGTATCCCAAAAGAGGCTAAACATGCCACTCTAGCCGATTTTTTTACAGTAAGAGGCGAATATAAATTATCACCGTATTTAGAAGAGGCTTATAAAGCACAGGTGCCTTCGGGGTTTCAAAAGGAGTTTAAAGAAACCGACCAGCGTGTTAGCTTATTGTACAACGCGGTTGAGGGGATGTCTCTAAGAATTTTCCCAATTCCAAACCATGAAAATAATAAATGGATTTCGGCATACGATTATCGCATGAATAAAGATCTGAGAGAAAAAATTAAAGACTCCCTCTATGGCAACTTTATTAAAAATGGTTTTAGAGCGTATTTAGTAACCTTAAATAGAGCAAAGCAATCGGGTGACTTTAGCGAAGCCTCAAGTTTATTAAGTGCATTTAAAAAAACGCAGCATCAACATGGCGCAGAAGTCATGTTAAGTGACGAGAAGATTAATACCGAAGTTTTATATAATAAATATGATATTTTTAAAAAACTGTTTAGTTGGTACCTCTATGCAGGTTTCTTGCTGTTTGTGGTTTTAATATTTCAAATTTTTAAAGAAAAAAGCAAGGCTATAAAAGGCGCTGTAAAAGTGTTAAATGCTGTTGTAATTGCATTGTTTTTAGTGCATACTGTTGGTCTAATTATGCGTTGGTACATCTCTGGTCATGCACCGTGGAGTGATGCCTACGAGTCCATGATCTATGTGGCTTGGGCAACTATGTTTTTTGGTTTGGTTTTTGGCAGAAAAAGTGATTTAACCATTGCGGCAACTGCATTTATAACGGCTATGATCTTGATGATTGCACATTGGAATTGGATGGATCCTGCAATTGCTAATTTACCTCCTGTTTTAGATAGTTATTGGCTTATGATTCACGTTGCAGTTATTGTGGCAAGTTATGGGCCGTTTGCATTAGGGATGATTTTAGGAGCGGTGGCTTTATTGCTAATGATTTTTACCACCAAAAAGAATAAAGCCAAAATGGATTTAAATATTAAAGAACTTACCGTTATTAATGAGATGGCTTTAGTGGTAGGTTTAGTGTTGTTAACTATTGGAAACTTTTTAGGCGGTATGTGGGCTAACGAAAGCTGGGGTCGTTATTGGGGCTGGGATCCCAAAGAAACTTGGGCACTAATAAGTATAATGGTATATGCTTTTGTTGTGCATATGCGATTAATTCCAGGGTTGCGTGGTCGTTGGTTGTTTAATCTGATGTCTATTGTGGCCTTTTCTAGTATATTAATGACCTATTTTGGAGTAAATTTCTATTTAGCAGGTTTGCATTCTTACGCCAGTGGCGATCAAATAGTAAGTGTTAAGTTTATTGCCGTGGCTTGTGTTATTATTGCCATTTTAGGTTTTTTCGCTTACCGCGGATATGCTAGGCATTACAAAAAATGA
- a CDS encoding KdsC family phosphatase, producing the protein MEEKSYKEHLKHINTFIFDVDGVLTDGSISVTTNGDMLRTMSIKDGYALKTAADAGFNVCIISGGTNEGVRIRLTGLGITDIYLGAHNKIEQLDDYLNKKGITPEHVLYMGDDIPDFPVMKRVGLPCCPQDAVPEIKGISKYISHKKGGQGAARDVIEQVLKVQDKWNSNFSAKYD; encoded by the coding sequence ATGGAAGAAAAAAGTTATAAAGAACACTTAAAACATATTAACACCTTTATATTTGATGTAGATGGTGTTTTAACCGATGGCTCTATTAGCGTTACCACAAATGGCGATATGCTTCGCACCATGAGCATTAAAGATGGTTATGCCCTTAAAACCGCCGCAGATGCAGGATTTAATGTTTGTATAATTTCTGGAGGTACTAACGAAGGCGTTCGTATTCGATTAACCGGTTTGGGCATTACCGATATTTACCTCGGTGCGCATAATAAAATTGAACAGCTTGACGACTACTTAAACAAAAAAGGGATTACACCAGAACACGTGTTATATATGGGTGATGACATTCCAGATTTCCCTGTAATGAAACGCGTGGGCCTACCGTGTTGTCCACAAGATGCTGTACCTGAAATAAAAGGAATTTCGAAATATATTTCTCACAAAAAAGGAGGCCAAGGCGCTGCTCGTGATGTTATAGAACAGGTTTTAAAAGTACAAGACAAATGGAATAGTAATTTTAGCGCAAAATATGATTAA
- a CDS encoding group III truncated hemoglobin — protein sequence MIKKDIKTRDDVFLLVSSFYEKVRKDPVLGPIFNNAIKDWDTHLERLTNFWESSLFLKTKYNGNPLEVHIKVDKENNHSISEFHFGLWLNLWFETVNTLFEGDYAENAKYRARKMSTFLYLKIFESRKTT from the coding sequence ATGATAAAAAAAGATATTAAAACTAGAGACGATGTGTTTTTATTGGTTTCGTCCTTCTATGAGAAGGTTAGAAAAGATCCTGTTTTAGGGCCTATTTTTAACAATGCCATTAAAGACTGGGATACCCATTTAGAGCGTTTAACCAACTTTTGGGAGTCCAGTTTATTTCTTAAAACAAAGTACAATGGTAATCCATTAGAGGTGCATATAAAAGTCGATAAAGAAAATAATCACTCTATTTCCGAATTCCATTTTGGGCTCTGGTTAAATCTTTGGTTTGAAACAGTTAACACACTTTTTGAAGGCGATTATGCCGAAAACGCCAAATATCGGGCTCGAAAAATGAGCACTTTTTTGTATTTAAAAATATTTGAAAGTCGCAAAACAACTTAA
- a CDS encoding Rossmann-like and DUF2520 domain-containing protein → MILVTIIGAGNVATHLFKAFNKAENITVNQWFSRDTNTISAHKNEVEIINDLSQLKQADIYILAISDDAIAGVSEQLPFENRIVLHTSGSVGVYDMDKKHRRGVFYPLQTFSKTADIDFKNVPICIETINKKDYSIVKALAVAIGSPTKKVNSDQRRVLHLAAVFVNNFTNQLYRIGHEITESEGAEFDLLKPLILETAKKVQDLSPYRAQTGPAKRHDKKTIRKHLKQLKNNHHKAIYELLTYSIQKTHGRKKL, encoded by the coding sequence ATGATTTTAGTAACCATTATTGGCGCTGGAAATGTTGCCACACATCTTTTTAAAGCTTTCAATAAAGCTGAAAACATCACTGTAAACCAATGGTTTAGTAGAGACACAAACACCATTAGTGCGCATAAAAACGAGGTTGAAATTATTAACGATTTATCGCAATTAAAACAAGCCGATATTTATATTTTAGCGATAAGCGACGATGCAATCGCGGGCGTATCAGAACAACTGCCGTTTGAAAACAGAATTGTACTCCATACTTCGGGTAGTGTTGGGGTTTACGATATGGATAAAAAACATCGCCGTGGCGTATTTTACCCCTTACAAACATTTAGTAAAACGGCCGATATCGATTTTAAAAATGTACCCATTTGTATTGAGACGATAAATAAAAAAGATTATTCTATAGTTAAAGCCCTTGCTGTTGCCATAGGAAGTCCCACTAAAAAAGTAAATAGTGACCAACGACGTGTACTCCATTTAGCAGCTGTTTTTGTGAATAATTTCACCAATCAATTGTACAGAATTGGACACGAAATAACCGAAAGTGAGGGTGCAGAATTCGATTTATTGAAGCCCTTAATTCTAGAGACTGCAAAAAAAGTTCAAGATTTATCTCCGTATAGGGCTCAAACAGGACCAGCAAAACGACACGATAAAAAGACCATTAGAAAACATTTAAAACAATTAAAAAACAATCATCACAAAGCCATATACGAGCTACTAACCTATTCAATTCAAAAAACCCATGGAAGAAAAAAGTTATAA